Proteins encoded by one window of Methanobacterium sp. CWC-01:
- a CDS encoding cation diffusion facilitator family transporter produces MPDDSYYTTVKRVLLLVLVLNLAVSLAKLLYGWYTNSLSMVSDGFHSLFDATSNVIGVVGIILASRPPDPSHPYGHSKFETFSSLGIAVLLFVTCFEILQSAWGRFLNPTVPDITILSFLVMGVTIAVNITVSWYENRKGQELGSSILISDSMHTRSDIYSSLVVIGGFVLIKLGFNLADPIISLLIVVLIARMGVKIIKQSSDVLLDRAPLSEELIREVVCQLEEVKDCHRIRSRGVASQIYVDLHITLDACYSVNQAHRIAHQAEDKLKTNIPGVKDVVVHVDPCDE; encoded by the coding sequence TTGCCAGATGATTCCTACTACACCACCGTTAAAAGGGTGCTACTTTTAGTACTGGTACTTAACCTGGCCGTGTCCCTGGCCAAACTACTCTATGGCTGGTACACTAATTCTCTGAGCATGGTCTCCGACGGTTTCCATTCCCTCTTCGATGCCACCTCCAATGTTATTGGGGTGGTGGGGATCATCCTGGCCTCACGACCACCGGACCCCAGTCACCCCTACGGCCACTCCAAGTTCGAAACCTTCTCTTCCCTGGGGATAGCAGTACTGCTCTTTGTAACCTGTTTTGAGATCTTACAATCCGCCTGGGGACGGTTTTTAAATCCAACAGTCCCGGACATTACCATCCTCAGCTTCCTGGTAATGGGGGTGACCATTGCCGTTAACATCACCGTGTCCTGGTATGAGAACCGTAAGGGTCAGGAGCTGGGTAGCAGCATTCTTATCTCTGACTCCATGCACACCCGGAGCGATATCTACTCCTCCCTGGTGGTGATAGGGGGCTTTGTACTCATCAAACTGGGCTTTAACCTGGCGGATCCCATCATCTCCCTGCTGATTGTGGTCCTGATTGCCAGGATGGGTGTCAAGATCATAAAGCAGAGCTCAGATGTGCTCCTGGACCGGGCTCCACTCAGTGAGGAACTGATCCGGGAGGTAGTGTGCCAGTTGGAGGAGGTGAAGGACTGCCACCGCATACGCTCCCGGGGAGTGGCTTCCCAGATCTATGTTGACCTGCACATCACCCTGGATGCCTGTTATTCGGTAAACCAAGCCCATAGGATAGCTCACCAGGCTGAGGATAAATTGAAAACCAACATCCCGGGGGTTAAGGACGTGGTGGTCCACGTGGACCCATGCGATGAGTGA
- a CDS encoding undecaprenyl-phosphate glucose phosphotransferase, with protein sequence MIKQYQRFLNLILIFIDLAVITFSLFLAWYIRFETNLLGFGRSEWGLYHYMMPLVLIIPMYILLYYNFHLYDPQRTSRDIGSEAFEIIKANIVGVLVLVAVLFVLDLTDYSRFLLAMFAIFSTTFSILERYLLRRTLQYFRSKDYNIKYILVIGAGELAEKFSRKVADNNYLGYRIIGFLDDKKDLGYEILHSQVIGRIEELEQVIMTKEVDQVIVTLPLRHYDLFEQIVDTCEKHGIKAEIIPDYYRYFPAKPYIDLIDDMPLIKIRYVPLDNSFRNAMKRILDIIFALVALIILSPLLVVVAILVKVNSPGPIIFQQVRVGLNRKNFQMYKFRSMKVQDEEVEKSQWTTKDDPRKTRFGSFIRRTSIDELPQLVNILKGEMSLIGPRPERPLFVENFRDQIPKYMIKHHVRPGMTGWAQVNGYRGNTSIKKRIEYDIYYVENWTIGLDIRIFFRSLFHLLDENAY encoded by the coding sequence ATGATCAAGCAGTACCAGAGATTCTTAAACCTGATCCTCATCTTCATCGACCTGGCGGTCATAACCTTCTCCCTTTTCCTGGCCTGGTACATACGCTTCGAAACTAATCTATTGGGCTTCGGTAGGAGTGAATGGGGACTTTACCATTACATGATGCCCCTAGTTTTGATTATCCCCATGTATATTCTCCTGTATTATAATTTCCATCTGTATGACCCTCAGAGGACCAGCCGGGACATTGGATCCGAGGCCTTCGAGATCATAAAGGCCAACATCGTGGGTGTACTGGTTCTGGTGGCGGTGCTCTTTGTACTGGATTTAACGGATTACTCCCGGTTTTTACTGGCCATGTTCGCCATTTTCAGCACCACCTTCTCCATCCTGGAACGCTACCTACTGCGCCGTACACTGCAGTATTTCCGCAGCAAGGATTACAACATTAAATATATCCTGGTAATAGGAGCCGGAGAACTGGCAGAGAAGTTCAGCCGGAAAGTGGCAGATAACAATTACCTGGGCTACCGGATCATAGGCTTTTTAGATGATAAAAAAGATTTAGGTTATGAAATCCTTCATTCCCAAGTCATTGGTAGAATAGAGGAACTGGAACAGGTGATAATGACCAAAGAGGTGGATCAGGTCATCGTCACCCTTCCCCTACGACACTACGACCTCTTCGAACAGATCGTAGACACCTGTGAGAAGCACGGTATCAAAGCCGAGATCATACCCGACTACTACCGTTACTTCCCGGCTAAGCCTTACATAGACCTCATTGATGATATGCCCCTTATTAAGATACGCTACGTGCCCCTGGACAATTCCTTTAGAAATGCCATGAAGCGGATTTTAGATATCATCTTCGCACTGGTGGCCCTGATAATTCTGTCACCCCTGCTGGTGGTGGTGGCCATCCTGGTTAAGGTAAATTCCCCCGGCCCCATCATCTTCCAACAGGTACGGGTGGGTCTTAACCGTAAAAACTTCCAGATGTACAAATTTCGCAGTATGAAGGTCCAGGATGAGGAAGTGGAAAAGTCACAGTGGACCACCAAAGACGACCCCCGTAAGACCCGTTTCGGATCGTTCATACGCAGGACCAGTATCGATGAGTTACCCCAGCTGGTGAATATCTTAAAAGGTGAAATGAGCCTCATCGGCCCCCGACCAGAACGGCCCCTCTTTGTGGAGAACTTCCGGGACCAGATACCCAAGTACATGATAAAACACCATGTACGTCCCGGGATGACAGGGTGGGCCCAGGTTAACGGCTACCGGGGTAATACTTCCATCAAGAAAAGGATAGAGTATGACATTTACTACGTGGAGAACTGGACCATAGGATTGGACATCAGAATATTCTTCCGCAGCCTGTTCCACCTTTTGGATGAAAATGCCTACTGA
- a CDS encoding Ig-like domain-containing protein — protein MNSDITAPTITATDPAQNEVNVSKSQVITVTFSEDIKAGSNWIEVLNSSGSPVPLTTSINDNVLTITPEVPFSNGKHLLLIHTGSVTDLAGNQVAAYVSSFTVDAIGPRVSTTDPANKATNVAATKEINVTFNENIQSGSMWIELVNSSGSSIPLNFSINGKTLTITHEPLPESPYNLLIHTGALTDSNGNPTSPQVSKFSVKSVVTSIDPAHGALNVLITRDLKVTFNDFIQAGSMWIELVNSSGTSIPLNFSINGKTLTITHEPLPESPYNLLIHTGALTDLAGNRVTSQISTFSAGTYVARIEVIYSGTGGDITKNSLVYNSIPHTSTTDQILAAAKKGTPMVTIGTGSGPKVMIVAGVHGNELPAVIAVMKLINDLSKKSMAGTIYVVPFAIPSNTVAVTRYWNGVNPNHVANQAGTPTNKIVTMAKQLKVKALADFHSTQPGGVPGKNSVLCTKYPTYESYKIALSISKQTGHSLIYEYQAGASYPGAVEDVCNLAKIPAVTCEVLSAHGTVASGSVTSSYNQMIAFLRYETLIN, from the coding sequence ATGAATTCTGACATAACTGCCCCCACCATTACCGCCACTGATCCGGCCCAGAATGAGGTGAACGTATCCAAGTCTCAAGTAATCACTGTTACCTTCAGTGAGGATATTAAGGCTGGATCGAATTGGATTGAGGTTTTAAATAGTAGTGGAAGCCCAGTACCCCTCACTACCTCCATTAACGATAACGTGCTCACCATCACCCCGGAGGTTCCCTTTAGTAATGGGAAGCATTTATTGCTCATACATACCGGGAGTGTTACTGATCTAGCTGGTAACCAGGTCGCTGCCTATGTATCCAGTTTCACGGTGGATGCTATTGGTCCCCGGGTATCAACCACCGACCCGGCTAACAAGGCTACCAATGTGGCTGCTACTAAGGAGATCAATGTTACCTTCAATGAGAATATTCAATCCGGAAGCATGTGGATCGAACTAGTCAACAGCAGCGGATCATCCATACCCCTAAACTTCTCCATCAACGGAAAAACACTCACCATAACCCACGAACCACTACCAGAATCCCCCTACAACCTACTCATACACACCGGCGCACTAACCGACTCCAATGGCAACCCCACATCACCCCAGGTCAGCAAATTCAGTGTGAAGTCTGTAGTAACCTCCATAGATCCTGCCCATGGAGCCTTGAATGTGCTTATAACTAGGGACCTTAAGGTAACCTTCAACGACTTCATCCAGGCCGGAAGCATGTGGATCGAACTAGTCAACAGCAGCGGAACTTCCATACCCCTAAACTTCTCCATCAACGGAAAAACACTCACCATAACCCACGAACCACTACCAGAATCCCCCTACAACCTACTCATACACACCGGCGCACTAACCGACCTTGCCGGTAACAGGGTAACATCCCAAATCAGCACCTTCAGTGCCGGGACCTACGTGGCCCGGATCGAAGTCATATATTCCGGAACTGGAGGGGATATCACCAAAAATTCCCTGGTTTACAACAGTATTCCTCATACGTCAACTACTGACCAGATACTTGCCGCTGCAAAAAAAGGGACCCCAATGGTTACTATTGGGACTGGAAGCGGCCCTAAAGTGATGATTGTGGCAGGGGTGCATGGAAACGAACTACCGGCAGTTATAGCCGTCATGAAACTGATAAACGATCTCAGCAAAAAATCCATGGCCGGAACTATTTACGTGGTGCCCTTCGCTATTCCTTCCAATACAGTGGCAGTAACCCGGTACTGGAATGGTGTGAATCCAAACCATGTGGCCAACCAGGCCGGTACCCCGACTAATAAAATAGTAACAATGGCCAAGCAGCTTAAAGTTAAAGCTTTAGCCGATTTTCACTCCACTCAACCGGGAGGTGTTCCTGGAAAAAACAGCGTCCTGTGTACCAAATATCCGACCTATGAAAGCTACAAAATTGCATTATCCATTAGTAAACAAACCGGGCACAGTTTAATTTATGAATACCAGGCCGGAGCATCTTATCCCGGAGCAGTGGAAGACGTCTGTAACTTAGCAAAAATACCAGCAGTAACCTGCGAAGTATTATCTGCCCATGGTACCGTGGCTTCTGGAAGTGTAACAAGCTCATATAACCAGATGATCGCTTTTTTAAGGTATGAGACTCTAATTAATTAA
- a CDS encoding glycosyltransferase family 2 protein: protein MKDLSIIIVNYRTYQLTRQTLESVLEKDHPFDYQIYLVDDHSGDGSLEKLQQEFQGMELITFIASPENRGFAHANNLALEQINSRYVLLLNSDTQIIGDCLEKCLEYMAKDPEVGVLGCKVLLPDGRLDLACRRSFPTFSVSFYRMTGLSKLFPHSRRFGQYNLTYLDEDETYPVDCVVGAFMLVRWITIQEVGLLDEDFFMYGEDIDWCYRIKSAGWKIIYYSPAQILHHKGGSGANEKLLNEFYRSMYLFYKKHYQMQYSWYVTALTYGGIGVIWGLKLFFLKIRKFFKYFAK from the coding sequence ATGAAGGATCTCTCCATAATTATCGTCAACTACCGCACCTACCAGCTAACCCGGCAGACCCTGGAATCGGTGCTGGAAAAGGACCATCCCTTCGACTACCAGATCTACCTGGTGGACGACCACTCCGGGGATGGTAGTTTGGAGAAGTTACAGCAAGAGTTCCAGGGCATGGAGCTCATAACCTTCATTGCCAGCCCGGAAAACCGGGGCTTTGCCCATGCCAACAACCTGGCCCTGGAACAAATTAACTCCCGGTATGTGCTGTTGTTAAACTCGGACACCCAGATCATCGGTGACTGCTTGGAGAAGTGTCTGGAGTATATGGCAAAGGACCCTGAAGTCGGGGTTCTGGGATGTAAGGTGTTACTGCCAGATGGTAGACTGGATTTAGCCTGCCGTAGGAGCTTCCCCACCTTCAGCGTCTCTTTTTATCGGATGACTGGTCTTTCCAAGCTCTTCCCACATAGCCGGCGTTTCGGCCAGTACAACCTGACCTATCTCGATGAGGATGAAACCTATCCGGTGGACTGTGTGGTGGGGGCCTTCATGTTGGTGAGATGGATCACCATCCAGGAAGTGGGACTCCTGGATGAGGATTTCTTCATGTACGGGGAGGATATTGACTGGTGTTATCGCATCAAATCTGCTGGGTGGAAGATCATCTACTACAGCCCGGCCCAGATACTCCACCATAAGGGTGGTAGTGGGGCTAATGAGAAACTCCTGAATGAATTTTACCGGTCCATGTACCTCTTTTATAAAAAACATTACCAGATGCAGTATTCCTGGTATGTAACTGCCCTGACCTACGGGGGGATCGGTGTTATATGGGGGTTGAAACTTTTCTTTTTAAAAATAAGAAAGTTTTTTAAGTACTTTGCTAAATAA
- a CDS encoding HEPN domain-containing protein has translation MEEVNRLYHQGYIEKINPSPLKSQLSLKEARIWLKEAQLNCSSGGYRSSRIACYMAFFHAARSVLLRDGYQEDKPEYLALYLQKYYREGLLEEEWTDLLQWMLNLHHQDLYHFQAFPSPEEADEAIEQGTDFVERISILLDETNYAKKAFLKQNAVQRAYL, from the coding sequence ATGGAAGAAGTAAACAGACTGTACCATCAGGGTTACATCGAAAAGATAAACCCCTCCCCGCTAAAAAGTCAACTGTCCCTTAAAGAAGCTCGCATATGGCTGAAGGAGGCTCAACTTAATTGTAGTAGTGGTGGGTACCGTTCCTCACGTATTGCCTGTTACATGGCATTCTTCCATGCCGCCCGATCAGTATTACTGCGTGATGGTTACCAGGAAGATAAACCAGAATACCTGGCCCTTTACCTACAAAAATATTACCGGGAGGGACTTCTGGAAGAAGAATGGACAGATTTACTACAATGGATGTTAAACCTACACCACCAGGATCTGTACCACTTCCAGGCCTTCCCCTCCCCTGAAGAGGCTGATGAGGCTATCGAGCAGGGAACTGACTTCGTGGAAAGGATCAGCATCCTCCTGGACGAGACCAACTACGCCAAAAAGGCCTTCCTGAAACAGAACGCCGTGCAAAGGGCCTACCTGTAG
- a CDS encoding 2-oxoacid:acceptor oxidoreductase subunit alpha has protein sequence MDFKFKNKDEITLVLGGEAGQGIQTVEQILLWAFKMTGFNVCATKEYMSRVRGGQNSTQIRVSNQRVSAFREHTDLLVALSPGALEHLQDRVSLDTVVLGDEKVVADVALGLPFSRLAQEVGGPIFANIIAAGAVCSLFQVEADIFNQCLSAMFSRKGEEILRKDILAGEKGYQLAESWPKIVLEKDSTLSSQILLNGSEAVALGCMAGGCKFISSYPMTPSTAVQTFLAEHGSEVGLVYEQAEDEIAALNMALGASYAGAPSMVATSGSGFALMTEAVGLSGMMEIPVVIYIGMRPGPAVGLPTRTAQEDLNLALYSGPGEFARAIFAPGQLEDAYQLSQRAFHLADKYQIPVFILSDQYLADLNCNLPEDGLVDVEPEKYLVETEENYQRYQLTPDGISPRGVPGYGRGLVVVDADEHDQEGHITEDLELRTRMVEKRYHKLRMLRDEALAPVLYGEDDCEVLLVGWGSTYHPLEEARRELDRDDVGVLHFQQLYPMHPDTDKYLEGKKTLIYENNIQGQLANLLKLEAGVDIQKRVLKYNGMPFSVEEVLRSVREVV, from the coding sequence ATGGATTTTAAGTTTAAAAATAAGGATGAGATTACTCTGGTCCTGGGGGGTGAGGCTGGTCAGGGTATCCAGACTGTGGAACAGATACTCCTGTGGGCCTTTAAGATGACTGGTTTTAATGTCTGTGCCACTAAGGAGTACATGTCCCGGGTGCGGGGAGGTCAGAATTCCACCCAGATCCGGGTGTCCAACCAGAGGGTGTCGGCCTTCCGGGAGCACACCGACCTGCTGGTGGCCCTGAGCCCCGGGGCCCTGGAACACCTGCAGGACCGGGTGTCTCTGGATACGGTGGTTCTAGGGGATGAAAAGGTGGTGGCTGATGTTGCCCTGGGTTTGCCCTTTTCTAGACTGGCCCAGGAGGTGGGGGGGCCTATCTTCGCCAACATCATCGCCGCCGGGGCAGTGTGCAGTCTGTTCCAGGTGGAAGCTGATATCTTCAATCAATGCCTGTCGGCCATGTTCTCCCGGAAGGGAGAGGAGATACTCAGGAAGGATATCCTGGCCGGGGAGAAGGGCTACCAGCTGGCCGAGTCCTGGCCCAAAATTGTTCTAGAAAAAGATTCCACACTATCATCCCAGATTCTGTTAAATGGCAGCGAGGCCGTGGCCCTGGGCTGCATGGCCGGTGGTTGTAAATTCATATCCTCCTATCCCATGACCCCCTCCACAGCGGTCCAGACCTTCCTGGCTGAACATGGATCCGAGGTGGGACTGGTGTATGAACAGGCCGAGGATGAAATTGCTGCCTTGAACATGGCACTGGGAGCTTCCTACGCCGGGGCTCCCAGTATGGTAGCCACCTCTGGCAGCGGCTTTGCCCTCATGACCGAGGCCGTGGGCCTTTCGGGTATGATGGAAATCCCGGTGGTGATCTACATTGGAATGCGGCCGGGACCAGCGGTGGGTCTTCCCACCCGTACCGCCCAGGAGGACCTGAATTTGGCCCTGTACAGTGGTCCGGGAGAATTTGCCCGGGCCATCTTCGCCCCGGGCCAGCTGGAAGATGCCTACCAGTTATCTCAGAGGGCCTTCCACCTGGCGGATAAGTACCAGATCCCGGTTTTCATACTCAGTGACCAGTACCTGGCCGATCTCAACTGCAACCTCCCGGAGGATGGTCTGGTGGATGTGGAACCTGAAAAGTACCTGGTAGAAACCGAGGAAAACTACCAGCGTTACCAGTTGACCCCGGATGGCATCTCTCCCCGGGGAGTGCCTGGCTATGGAAGGGGACTGGTGGTGGTGGATGCTGATGAACACGATCAGGAGGGACATATCACCGAGGATCTGGAACTGCGCACCAGGATGGTGGAGAAGCGTTACCATAAACTCAGGATGCTGAGGGATGAGGCCCTGGCCCCGGTACTTTACGGTGAGGACGACTGTGAGGTGCTCCTGGTTGGCTGGGGTTCCACCTATCATCCCCTGGAGGAGGCCCGGCGGGAGTTGGACCGGGATGATGTGGGTGTTTTACACTTCCAGCAGCTTTATCCAATGCACCCGGACACGGATAAGTACCTGGAAGGTAAGAAAACACTGATCTATGAGAACAACATCCAGGGCCAGCTGGCCAACCTCCTGAAGCTGGAAGCCGGGGTGGACATCCAGAAGAGGGTTCTAAAGTACAATGGGATGCCCTTCTCAGTGGAGGAAGTGCTGCGCAGTGTAAGGGAGGTGGTGTAG
- a CDS encoding thiamine pyrophosphate-dependent enzyme has translation MKPEVYDMPDADVAWCPGCGNFGILKALKMALADLEIWPENLVLVSGIGQAGKLPHYLKGNVYNGLHGRSLSPATGIKSAHPQLTVVDVSGDGCMYGEGGNHFLHTIRRNVNLTNLVHNNMVYGLTKGQASPTSLRDFHTPLQVEGVFEEPFNPLSVALALGAGFVARAFSGDIERTRDIIKKAILHKGYALVDIFQPCVTFNRVNTYRWFRDNTYYLEDHNPTDRVEAFRRAIETGPYPLGIFYQNPGKKTFEENLSIYMEDERPLHQREIKREAVRKLIQSKKKI, from the coding sequence ATGAAACCGGAAGTTTATGACATGCCCGATGCGGATGTGGCCTGGTGTCCGGGTTGTGGGAATTTTGGTATCTTAAAGGCCCTGAAAATGGCCCTGGCCGACCTGGAAATCTGGCCTGAGAATCTGGTGCTGGTATCCGGGATTGGACAGGCAGGTAAGCTCCCCCACTACCTTAAAGGTAACGTTTACAATGGCCTGCATGGCCGGTCCCTATCCCCGGCCACTGGCATCAAATCCGCCCATCCCCAGCTCACGGTGGTGGATGTCAGTGGTGATGGCTGCATGTACGGGGAGGGTGGTAACCATTTCCTGCACACCATCCGCCGTAACGTGAACCTCACCAACCTGGTGCACAACAACATGGTCTACGGTTTAACCAAGGGACAGGCCAGTCCCACCAGTCTCCGGGACTTCCACACCCCTCTCCAGGTGGAGGGGGTGTTTGAGGAACCCTTCAATCCCTTATCAGTAGCCCTTGCTCTGGGTGCTGGTTTCGTGGCCCGGGCCTTCTCCGGGGATATAGAACGAACCAGGGATATCATAAAAAAAGCTATCCTGCATAAGGGCTACGCCCTGGTGGATATATTCCAGCCCTGCGTAACCTTCAACCGGGTGAACACCTACCGGTGGTTCCGGGACAACACCTACTACCTGGAAGATCACAACCCCACCGACCGGGTAGAGGCCTTCCGGAGGGCCATCGAGACCGGTCCCTATCCCCTGGGGATATTCTACCAGAACCCGGGGAAGAAGACCTTCGAGGAGAATCTGTCCATTTATATGGAGGATGAAAGGCCCCTCCACCAGAGGGAGATTAAGCGGGAGGCGGTTAGAAAACTGATCCAGTCTAAGAAAAAGATTTAA
- a CDS encoding DUF169 domain-containing protein, with protein sequence MNLKEQSQILKEVLHLKNEPVAVTFTIDQIESDKHDKVPICEALRRTADGESFILDENTSRCPGGTWHGGLTEPPTAQRKRRIQRFLTRGEKLYHSVVAFERSQTINTPPPTGVADKIIFTPLSKAKLRPDVVIFLVNPELGCRLLHLDSYWDGIPPRIEPTGALCHAVISYSVMSGQTNLSLGDWTARKHHGFEENTLFLTIPYERLDNLIKALPYSSAGKAGVKFPEGEL encoded by the coding sequence ATGAATCTCAAGGAACAGTCCCAAATATTGAAGGAAGTTTTACACCTTAAGAATGAGCCAGTGGCCGTGACCTTCACCATTGACCAGATAGAATCTGATAAACATGATAAAGTGCCCATCTGCGAGGCTCTGCGCCGCACTGCCGATGGTGAGAGTTTCATACTGGATGAGAATACCTCCCGGTGTCCCGGTGGAACCTGGCACGGTGGACTTACCGAACCACCCACCGCCCAGAGGAAGAGGCGCATCCAGCGCTTCTTAACCCGTGGAGAGAAGCTTTATCATTCAGTGGTGGCTTTCGAGCGCAGCCAAACCATTAACACTCCTCCTCCCACCGGGGTGGCTGATAAGATCATCTTCACCCCCCTATCCAAGGCCAAACTCCGCCCCGATGTGGTGATCTTCCTGGTGAACCCTGAATTGGGCTGCCGGCTGCTGCATCTGGACTCCTACTGGGATGGGATACCACCCCGCATCGAGCCCACCGGGGCCCTGTGCCACGCAGTGATATCCTATTCGGTGATGTCGGGCCAGACCAACCTCTCTCTGGGAGATTGGACCGCTAGAAAACATCATGGATTTGAAGAAAACACCCTGTTTTTAACAATACCCTACGAGCGTCTGGACAACCTTATTAAAGCCCTGCCCTATTCTTCGGCTGGTAAGGCCGGGGTAAAGTTTCCGGAAGGGGAACTGTGA